GCCTGATCGACGCCCGCGATGACTTCCTTGTTGTCGTTCTGCGTGACGACCAGATCGATGTCCTGCGACCACAGCAGCGGCCCCACCTGAATGCGGTTCCCGCCGGTCTTCATCAGCATACGCAGCGCGTCGTAGCGGTCCGTGACGAGCGCGTCGATGTTGCCGGACAGGAACCCCACGAGCGCCTGCGTGTCGTCCGCGAACACGCTGATCTTCTTGTCGAACGGCAGGTTCCGCACATAGTAGTAGTACGCGCTGCCCGTCACGACCGCCACGCGTTTCCCTTTCAGGTCCTCCTCGTGCAGCGGACCGCCGGGCCGTGACAGGATCACGCCGCCGTCGCAGGCGAGCGGCCGACTGAGATTCACGCCGCCCAGCGGGCGCGGCAGCTGCGTGTCCACGACCGCGTCGAACTTCCCGGCCTGCA
This genomic window from Deinococcus aquiradiocola contains:
- a CDS encoding substrate-binding periplasmic protein, yielding MRSLACAALLAALTAGPCTQAADLGSLQSSGTFRFGFATPKEPLLSGEPGDVRGFVTDLLGLIALQLKVNRTSWTRVATPAALVQGLQAGKFDAVVDTQLPRPLGGVNLSRPLACDGGVILSRPGGPLHEEDLKGKRVAVVTGSAYYYYVRNLPFDKKISVFADDTQALVGFLSGNIDALVTDRYDALRMLMKTGGNRIQVGPLLWSQDIDLVVTQNDNKEVIAGVDQALKSLMTDGTYRKLSLKYFGQDVRCTL